A genomic region of Larimichthys crocea isolate SSNF unplaced genomic scaffold, L_crocea_2.0 scaffold148, whole genome shotgun sequence contains the following coding sequences:
- the LOC109137135 gene encoding uncharacterized protein LOC109137135: protein MPCLLTEPLALRDSTDIFRTLQNSTDIDRTLQDSTGLYRTLQNSTGLYRHLQDSTDIYRTLQTSTGLCRTLQTSTDIYRTLQTSAGLHRHLQDSTGLCRTLQTSTDIYRTLQTSTGLYRHLQDSTDICRTLQDSAELYRHLQDSTDIYRTLRTSSGLYRHLQDSAELYRHLQDSTDIYRTLQDSTGLYRTLQTSTGIYRTLQTSTGLCRHSIR, encoded by the exons ATGCCATGTTTGTTAACTGAACCTTTGGCTCTGCGGGACTCTACAGAC ATCTTCAGGACTCTGCAGAACTCTACAGACATCGACAGGACCCTGCAGGACTCTACAGGACTCTACAGGACTCTGCAGAACTCTACAGGACTCTACAGACATCTGCAGGACTCTACAGACATCTACAGGACTCTACAGACATCTACAGGACTCTGCAGGACTCTGCAGACATCTACAGACATCTACAGGACTCTACAGACATCTGCAGGACTCCACAGACATCTACAGGACTCTACAGGACTCTGCAGGACTCTGCAGACATCTACAGACATCTACAGGACTCTACAGACATCTACAGGACTCTACAGACATCTTCAGGACTCTACAGACATCTGCAGAACTCTACAGGACTCTGCAGAACTCTACAGACATCTACAGGACTCTACAGACATCTACAGGACTCTACGGACATCTTCAGGACTCTACAGACATCTACAGGACTCTGCAGAACTCTACAGACATCTACAGGACTCTACAGACATCTACAGGACTCTACAGGACTCTACAGGACTCTACAGGACTCTGCAGACATCTACAGGAATCTACAGGACTCTGCAGACATCTACAGGACTCTGTAGACACTCGATCCGTTAA